The segment ctgaattcgagtggatatccaaatacttatccctagcttagtcaatataaaacgatcaaatattataaatatactatttagtataaataaataaaaattaaaactgaaaattaatacccgtgcagtcgcacgggtcaagatctagttgttTTTACTTCCCAACCCAAGTGTTATCTTAAATATCTCAAATCATTAATCATCATTTTATAAGCCTTATAAGTTATAGGCTTATAGCCAACAAATTAAACGTCTAACGAACATAATCAAACTGAAAACCCTACCAACCAATAATTTTGAATCCGAACTTGCTTGCAGTCTACTCCAACATCTGCTTATTAGTAATAATGATGTAAGCATAATTTGATTACTACGTTTTCTGGTCCACCAACTATGTAACTACAGTATTGTTACActagaaaacagaaaaaaatgtaCCAGAAATATACGATACGCCCACACTCACCAGACAAACTGACAGATCGTCCAACGCTAGTTTCGCCAGCCTTTGTGTTTAAATTACCAACGGGGAATGATAACTAGTAAGCAACTGTGCTTAATGAAAATTACTAGCTACATTTTATTACTAAGGGGGAAAAAAACTACATATACAACATGTGTGTGTATGCCTATATAATAGCTCATGTTCTTGATGTAAGAACTCGAACGAGATATAACAAAAAGAATTTAGAATACCTGGCTAGCTAAAGGATAAGCAATATGGGGAATTGTGGACTAAAGCCAAAAGTTTTGTCGGAAACTGGAGCTCCGGCGCCAGAGGAGCTTGAGATTTCACTTCTTGAAGATCAGAAGATCGACGCTGCAAAATCTCTTATCAACCTGTTCCTTCAAGTAAGTCAACTAAACTTTCCAAACGAAAACATATAATGTGGTAGCTTTTGGGATGTTAGATTCTTAATTTTATCAATCTTTTATATAATCTTTTGTGGttttttggttaatatataGGACAAGGCAGATAAGACTATGAAAGAGGACGAGAAGATAACACCGGAAAAGATACCGGTTACTGAAGTTCTGAAAACAGCTCTGGCTGAGGCAGAGTCTCCAGTTACAGAAAAGACAAAAATTCCAGTGA is part of the Raphanus sativus cultivar WK10039 chromosome 5, ASM80110v3, whole genome shotgun sequence genome and harbors:
- the LOC108852367 gene encoding uncharacterized protein LOC108852367, giving the protein MGNCGLKPKVLSETGAPAPEELEISLLEDQKIDAAKSLINLFLQDKADKTMKEDEKITPEKIPVTEVLKTALAEAESPVTEKTKIPVTGPKSPADDLKVVKEEAVHGQKVIDDATVKERETEAKPEEVRGEAQAQ